A window from Balearica regulorum gibbericeps isolate bBalReg1 chromosome 1, bBalReg1.pri, whole genome shotgun sequence encodes these proteins:
- the HDHD5 gene encoding haloacid dehalogenase-like hydrolase domain-containing 5 isoform X1: protein MALRGCLRFGRGLLLRAAGPRGPPARWCVAGGRPPAFGFLFDVDGVLVRGSQAVPAARQAFQRLADSSGRLRVPVVFLTNAGNCLRSAKARELSQALGLQVSPEQVILSHSPLRLFSQFHHKCMLVAGQGPVEENAQNLGFKHVVTIEALRKAYPLLDMVDQSRRPKELPPPTTGFPTIEGVILFGEPVRWETSLQLIIDVLLSNGNPGAELQDIPYPHLPVLACNMDLLWMAEAKMPRFGHGTYLLCLENIYKKVTGRELKYEALIGKPSTVTYRYAEYLIKQQAEKQGWKSPIRRLYAVGDNPMSDVYGANLYNNYLKSAHQNQVQAGVKRSLQAASPQTEDHLELWKDCSNSVESCESILVCTGVYRHNTDVPSKTEECMAETVFHGHRDFCFDPSLVEPSYVVQDVNDAVQLAFTKENWS from the exons ATGGCGCTGCGCGGCTGCCTGCGGTTCGggcgggggctgctgctgcgcGCCGCGGGGCCGCGGGGGCCGCCCGCCCGCTGGTGCGTCGCCGGGGGCCGG CCGCCGGCCTTCGGGTTCCTCTTCGATGTGGACGGGGTGCTGGTGCGAGGCAGCCAGGCGGTGCCCGCCGCCCGTCAGGCCTTCCAGAGGCTGGCGGACAGCAGCGGCCGGCTTCGGGTGCCCGTCGTCTTCCTGACCAACGCCGGCAACTGCCTGAGGTCGGCCAAGGCCCGAGAGCTCTCCCAGGCGCTGGGGCTGCAG GTGTCTCCGGAGCAGGTGATCCTGTCCCACAGCCCCCTACGGCTCTTCAGCCAGTTCCACCACAAGTGCATGCTGGTGGCCGGGCAGGGGCCTGTGGAGGAGAACGCCCAGAA TCTGGGGTTCAAGCATGTGGTCACCATAGAGGCACTGAGGAAGGCATATCCCCTGTTAGACATGGTGGATCAGAGCCGGAGACCAAAGGAGCTG cCTCCTCCAACCACTGGCTTCCCCACTATAGAAG GGGTGATTCTGTTTGGTGAGCCAGTGAGGTGGGAGACAAGCTTGCAACTTATTATTGATGTACTCTTGAGCAACGGGAAtcctggggcagagctgcaAGATATACCATACCCCCATCTGCCTGTCCTTGCCTGCAACATGGATCTCCTGTGGATGGCCGAAGCCAAGATGCCCAG GTTTGGCCATGGCACTTACCTTCTCTGCTTGGAGAACATCTATAAGAAAGTGACAGGCCGGGAGCTGAAGTATGAAGCCTTGATTGGCAAACCTAGCACAGTCACCTACCGTTATGCTGAATACTTGATAAAACAACAGGCAGAGAAACAGGGCTGGAAGTCTCCCATCCGACGCCTCTATGCAGTTGG GGATAACCCTATGTCTGATGTCTATGGGGCAAACCTCTACAACAACTACCTCAAGTCAGCTCACCAGAACCAGGTCCAGGCTGGGGTGAagaggagcctgcaggcagccagtCCCCAAACTGAGGATCACCTCGAGCTGTGGAAGGACTGCAGCAATTCAGTGGAGAGTTGCGAGTCGATTCTGGTCTGCACTGGGGTCTACCGCCACAACACAGATGTTCCCAGTAAAACGGAGGAGTGCATGGCAGAGACGGTGTTCCATGGCCATCGGGACTTCTGCTTTGACCCCAGCCTGGTGGAACCATCTTACGTAGTGCAGGATGTGAATGATGCTGTGCAACTTGCTTTCACAAAGGAGAACTGGAGCTAG
- the HDHD5 gene encoding haloacid dehalogenase-like hydrolase domain-containing 5 isoform X2 — translation MALRGCLRFGRGLLLRAAGPRGPPARWCVAGGRPPAFGFLFDVDGVLVRGSQAVPAARQAFQRLADSSGRLRVPVVFLTNAGNCLRSAKARELSQALGLQVSPEQVILSHSPLRLFSQFHHKCMLVAGQGPVEENAQNLGFKHVVTIEALRKAYPLLDMVDQSRRPKELPPPTTGFPTIEGVILFGEPVRWETSLQLIIDVLLSNGNPGAELQDIPYPHLPVLACNMDLLWMAEAKMPRDNPMSDVYGANLYNNYLKSAHQNQVQAGVKRSLQAASPQTEDHLELWKDCSNSVESCESILVCTGVYRHNTDVPSKTEECMAETVFHGHRDFCFDPSLVEPSYVVQDVNDAVQLAFTKENWS, via the exons ATGGCGCTGCGCGGCTGCCTGCGGTTCGggcgggggctgctgctgcgcGCCGCGGGGCCGCGGGGGCCGCCCGCCCGCTGGTGCGTCGCCGGGGGCCGG CCGCCGGCCTTCGGGTTCCTCTTCGATGTGGACGGGGTGCTGGTGCGAGGCAGCCAGGCGGTGCCCGCCGCCCGTCAGGCCTTCCAGAGGCTGGCGGACAGCAGCGGCCGGCTTCGGGTGCCCGTCGTCTTCCTGACCAACGCCGGCAACTGCCTGAGGTCGGCCAAGGCCCGAGAGCTCTCCCAGGCGCTGGGGCTGCAG GTGTCTCCGGAGCAGGTGATCCTGTCCCACAGCCCCCTACGGCTCTTCAGCCAGTTCCACCACAAGTGCATGCTGGTGGCCGGGCAGGGGCCTGTGGAGGAGAACGCCCAGAA TCTGGGGTTCAAGCATGTGGTCACCATAGAGGCACTGAGGAAGGCATATCCCCTGTTAGACATGGTGGATCAGAGCCGGAGACCAAAGGAGCTG cCTCCTCCAACCACTGGCTTCCCCACTATAGAAG GGGTGATTCTGTTTGGTGAGCCAGTGAGGTGGGAGACAAGCTTGCAACTTATTATTGATGTACTCTTGAGCAACGGGAAtcctggggcagagctgcaAGATATACCATACCCCCATCTGCCTGTCCTTGCCTGCAACATGGATCTCCTGTGGATGGCCGAAGCCAAGATGCCCAG GGATAACCCTATGTCTGATGTCTATGGGGCAAACCTCTACAACAACTACCTCAAGTCAGCTCACCAGAACCAGGTCCAGGCTGGGGTGAagaggagcctgcaggcagccagtCCCCAAACTGAGGATCACCTCGAGCTGTGGAAGGACTGCAGCAATTCAGTGGAGAGTTGCGAGTCGATTCTGGTCTGCACTGGGGTCTACCGCCACAACACAGATGTTCCCAGTAAAACGGAGGAGTGCATGGCAGAGACGGTGTTCCATGGCCATCGGGACTTCTGCTTTGACCCCAGCCTGGTGGAACCATCTTACGTAGTGCAGGATGTGAATGATGCTGTGCAACTTGCTTTCACAAAGGAGAACTGGAGCTAG